A genomic segment from Cricetulus griseus strain 17A/GY chromosome 8, alternate assembly CriGri-PICRH-1.0, whole genome shotgun sequence encodes:
- the Tsen2 gene encoding tRNA-splicing endonuclease subunit Sen2 isoform X5, with translation MRLVICWGYFGKGILSRSRPNFTISNPKLAARWKGVQTDMPIITSEKYQHRVEWAMDFMRRQGQEESTVQKILTDYTEPLELPCRKGKEEVPQHDPLNSEANSTLEGRVGKDELSVTTGGAGQSDDLQGLNTHSDCLQEGPGQATLTVASPSSFNGHVIEDTTVLPQVPCRIAQDGLWPEDSSQAAGEKRAAHEYVLVEEELCDVQEEDEAPDEKLLQRKRLVCRRNPYRIFEYLQLSLEEAFFLTYALGCLSIYYEKEPLTIAKLWQAFTAVQPTFRTTYMAYHYFRSKGWVPKVGLKYGTDLLLYRKGPPFYHASYSVIVELVDDNFEGSLRRPFSWKSLAALSRVSGNVSKVSVSLQELMLCYLIKPSTMTSEDMETPECMKRIQVQEVILSRWVSSRERSDQDEL, from the exons ATGAGACTTGTCATATGCTGG GGTTACTTTGGAAAAGGCATTCTTTCAAGAAGCCGTCCAAACTTCACAATCTCCAATCCCAAGCTGGCTGCCAGATGGAAAG GTGTGCAGACAGATATGCCTATAATCACCTCAGAGAA GTATCAGCATCGAGTGGAATGGGCCATGGATTTCATGCGTAGGCAAGGCCAGGAGGAGAGCACTGTGCAAAAGATCTTGACAGACTACACAGAGCCACTTGAGCTCCCttgcagaaaagggaaagaagaggtcCCTCAGCATGACCCGCTCAACTCTGAGGCCAACTCCACCCTAGAAGGCAGAGTGGGAAAGGACGAACTCTCTGTTACCACTGGAGGTGCTGGACAGTCAGATGACTTGCAGGGTCTCAACACACACTCAGACTGCCTGCAAGAGGGGCCTGGCCAAGCCACACTCACCGTGGCTAGTCCATCTAGCTTTAATGGACATGTGATAGAAGACACCACAGTTCTGCCCCAGGTCCCCTGCCGTATTGCTCAGGATGGCCTTTGGCCTGAAGACAGCAGCCAGGCAGCAGGAGAGAAAAGGGCTGCTCATGAGTATGTACTCGTAGAGGAAGAGCTGTGTGATGTCCAAGAGGAAGACGAGGCCCCAGATGAGAAG tTGCTGCAAAGAAAGAGACTGGTGTGCAGAAGAAATCCATACAGGATCTTTGAGTATCTACAGCTCAGCCTAGAAGAG GCTTTCTTCCTGACATACGCCCTGGGATGTTTAAGTATTTACTATGAGAAG GAGCCTTTAACAATAGCAAAGCTCTGGCAAGCCTTCACTGCAGTCCAGCCCACCTTCAGGACTACCTACATGGCTTACCATTACTTCCGAAGCAAAGGCTGGGTGCCCAAAGTGGGGCTCAAGTATGGAACCGATCTGT TGCTGTATCGGAAAGGCCCTCCATTTTACCACGCAAG CTATTCTGTCATCGTTGAGCTAGTAGACGACAACTTTGAGGGCTCCCTCCGAAGACCTTTCAGCTGGAAGTCACTGGCCGCCTTGAGCAGAGTCTCAGGCAACGTCTCTAAG gtctctgtttctctgcaggagctgatgctgtgCTACTTGATTAAGCCCTCTACCATGACTAGCGAAGACATGGAAACCCCAGAGTGCATGAAGAGGATACAGGTTCAG GAGGTGATTCTCAGCCGTTGGGTTTCTTCACGAGAGAGAAGTGACCAAGATGAGCTTTGA
- the Tsen2 gene encoding tRNA-splicing endonuclease subunit Sen2 isoform X1 produces the protein MAEAVFRAPKRKRRVYERYESPLPIPFGQDQGPRKEFRIFRAEMISNNVVVRDAEDMEQLYGKLTAEAFVHSVQDGMRLVICWGYFGKGILSRSRPNFTISNPKLAARWKGVQTDMPIITSEKYQHRVEWAMDFMRRQGQEESTVQKILTDYTEPLELPCRKGKEEVPQHDPLNSEANSTLEGRVGKDELSVTTGGAGQSDDLQGLNTHSDCLQEGPGQATLTVASPSSFNGHVIEDTTVLPQVPCRIAQDGLWPEDSSQAAGEKRAAHEYVLVEEELCDVQEEDEAPDEKLLQRKRLVCRRNPYRIFEYLQLSLEEAFFLTYALGCLSIYYEKEPLTIAKLWQAFTAVQPTFRTTYMAYHYFRSKGWVPKVGLKYGTDLLLYRKGPPFYHASYSVIVELVDDNFEGSLRRPFSWKSLAALSRVSGNVSKVSVSLQELMLCYLIKPSTMTSEDMETPECMKRIQVQEVILSRWVSSRERSDQDEL, from the exons ATGGCAGAGGCAGTCTTCCGTGCCccgaagaggaaaagaagagtatATGAGCGTtatgagtcaccactgcccatcCCCTTTGGTCAGGACCAAGGTCCCAGGAAGGAATTCCGAATATTCCGAGCTGAAATGATTAGCAACAACGTGGTAGTCAGGGACGCAGAGGACATGGAGCAGCTGTATGGGAAG CTTACTGCTGAGGCCTTTGTTCACAGTGTGCAAGATGGGATGAGACTTGTCATATGCTGG GGTTACTTTGGAAAAGGCATTCTTTCAAGAAGCCGTCCAAACTTCACAATCTCCAATCCCAAGCTGGCTGCCAGATGGAAAG GTGTGCAGACAGATATGCCTATAATCACCTCAGAGAA GTATCAGCATCGAGTGGAATGGGCCATGGATTTCATGCGTAGGCAAGGCCAGGAGGAGAGCACTGTGCAAAAGATCTTGACAGACTACACAGAGCCACTTGAGCTCCCttgcagaaaagggaaagaagaggtcCCTCAGCATGACCCGCTCAACTCTGAGGCCAACTCCACCCTAGAAGGCAGAGTGGGAAAGGACGAACTCTCTGTTACCACTGGAGGTGCTGGACAGTCAGATGACTTGCAGGGTCTCAACACACACTCAGACTGCCTGCAAGAGGGGCCTGGCCAAGCCACACTCACCGTGGCTAGTCCATCTAGCTTTAATGGACATGTGATAGAAGACACCACAGTTCTGCCCCAGGTCCCCTGCCGTATTGCTCAGGATGGCCTTTGGCCTGAAGACAGCAGCCAGGCAGCAGGAGAGAAAAGGGCTGCTCATGAGTATGTACTCGTAGAGGAAGAGCTGTGTGATGTCCAAGAGGAAGACGAGGCCCCAGATGAGAAG tTGCTGCAAAGAAAGAGACTGGTGTGCAGAAGAAATCCATACAGGATCTTTGAGTATCTACAGCTCAGCCTAGAAGAG GCTTTCTTCCTGACATACGCCCTGGGATGTTTAAGTATTTACTATGAGAAG GAGCCTTTAACAATAGCAAAGCTCTGGCAAGCCTTCACTGCAGTCCAGCCCACCTTCAGGACTACCTACATGGCTTACCATTACTTCCGAAGCAAAGGCTGGGTGCCCAAAGTGGGGCTCAAGTATGGAACCGATCTGT TGCTGTATCGGAAAGGCCCTCCATTTTACCACGCAAG CTATTCTGTCATCGTTGAGCTAGTAGACGACAACTTTGAGGGCTCCCTCCGAAGACCTTTCAGCTGGAAGTCACTGGCCGCCTTGAGCAGAGTCTCAGGCAACGTCTCTAAG gtctctgtttctctgcaggagctgatgctgtgCTACTTGATTAAGCCCTCTACCATGACTAGCGAAGACATGGAAACCCCAGAGTGCATGAAGAGGATACAGGTTCAG GAGGTGATTCTCAGCCGTTGGGTTTCTTCACGAGAGAGAAGTGACCAAGATGAGCTTTGA
- the Tsen2 gene encoding tRNA-splicing endonuclease subunit Sen2 isoform X7, with the protein MAEAVFRAPKRKRRVYERYESPLPIPFGQDQGPRKEFRIFRAEMISNNVVVRDAEDMEQLYGKLTAEAFVHSVQDGMRLVICWGYFGKGILSRSRPNFTISNPKLAARWKGVQTDMPIITSEKYQHRVEWAMDFMRRQGQEESTVQKILTDYTEPLELPCRKGKEEVPQHDPLNSEANSTLEGRVGKDELSVTTGGAGQSDDLQGLNTHSDCLQEGPGQATLTVASPSSFNGHVIEDTTVLPQVPCRIAQDGLWPEDSSQAAGEKRAAHEYVLVEEELCDVQEEDEAPDEKLLQRKRLVCRRNPYRIFEYLQLSLEEAFFLTYALGCLSIYYEKEPLTIAKLWQAFTAVQPTFRTTYMAYHYFRSKGWVPKVGLKYGTDLSILSSLS; encoded by the exons ATGGCAGAGGCAGTCTTCCGTGCCccgaagaggaaaagaagagtatATGAGCGTtatgagtcaccactgcccatcCCCTTTGGTCAGGACCAAGGTCCCAGGAAGGAATTCCGAATATTCCGAGCTGAAATGATTAGCAACAACGTGGTAGTCAGGGACGCAGAGGACATGGAGCAGCTGTATGGGAAG CTTACTGCTGAGGCCTTTGTTCACAGTGTGCAAGATGGGATGAGACTTGTCATATGCTGG GGTTACTTTGGAAAAGGCATTCTTTCAAGAAGCCGTCCAAACTTCACAATCTCCAATCCCAAGCTGGCTGCCAGATGGAAAG GTGTGCAGACAGATATGCCTATAATCACCTCAGAGAA GTATCAGCATCGAGTGGAATGGGCCATGGATTTCATGCGTAGGCAAGGCCAGGAGGAGAGCACTGTGCAAAAGATCTTGACAGACTACACAGAGCCACTTGAGCTCCCttgcagaaaagggaaagaagaggtcCCTCAGCATGACCCGCTCAACTCTGAGGCCAACTCCACCCTAGAAGGCAGAGTGGGAAAGGACGAACTCTCTGTTACCACTGGAGGTGCTGGACAGTCAGATGACTTGCAGGGTCTCAACACACACTCAGACTGCCTGCAAGAGGGGCCTGGCCAAGCCACACTCACCGTGGCTAGTCCATCTAGCTTTAATGGACATGTGATAGAAGACACCACAGTTCTGCCCCAGGTCCCCTGCCGTATTGCTCAGGATGGCCTTTGGCCTGAAGACAGCAGCCAGGCAGCAGGAGAGAAAAGGGCTGCTCATGAGTATGTACTCGTAGAGGAAGAGCTGTGTGATGTCCAAGAGGAAGACGAGGCCCCAGATGAGAAG tTGCTGCAAAGAAAGAGACTGGTGTGCAGAAGAAATCCATACAGGATCTTTGAGTATCTACAGCTCAGCCTAGAAGAG GCTTTCTTCCTGACATACGCCCTGGGATGTTTAAGTATTTACTATGAGAAG GAGCCTTTAACAATAGCAAAGCTCTGGCAAGCCTTCACTGCAGTCCAGCCCACCTTCAGGACTACCTACATGGCTTACCATTACTTCCGAAGCAAAGGCTGGGTGCCCAAAGTGGGGCTCAAGTATGGAACCGATCTGT CTATTCTGTCATCGTTGAGCTAG
- the Tsen2 gene encoding tRNA-splicing endonuclease subunit Sen2 isoform X6, translated as MLGLLWKRHSFKKPSKLHNLQSQAGCQMERYQHRVEWAMDFMRRQGQEESTVQKILTDYTEPLELPCRKGKEEVPQHDPLNSEANSTLEGRVGKDELSVTTGGAGQSDDLQGLNTHSDCLQEGPGQATLTVASPSSFNGHVIEDTTVLPQVPCRIAQDGLWPEDSSQAAGEKRAAHEYVLVEEELCDVQEEDEAPDEKLLQRKRLVCRRNPYRIFEYLQLSLEEAFFLTYALGCLSIYYEKEPLTIAKLWQAFTAVQPTFRTTYMAYHYFRSKGWVPKVGLKYGTDLLLYRKGPPFYHASYSVIVELVDDNFEGSLRRPFSWKSLAALSRVSGNVSKVSVSLQELMLCYLIKPSTMTSEDMETPECMKRIQVQEVILSRWVSSRERSDQDEL; from the exons ATGCTGG GGTTACTTTGGAAAAGGCATTCTTTCAAGAAGCCGTCCAAACTTCACAATCTCCAATCCCAAGCTGGCTGCCAGATGGAAAG GTATCAGCATCGAGTGGAATGGGCCATGGATTTCATGCGTAGGCAAGGCCAGGAGGAGAGCACTGTGCAAAAGATCTTGACAGACTACACAGAGCCACTTGAGCTCCCttgcagaaaagggaaagaagaggtcCCTCAGCATGACCCGCTCAACTCTGAGGCCAACTCCACCCTAGAAGGCAGAGTGGGAAAGGACGAACTCTCTGTTACCACTGGAGGTGCTGGACAGTCAGATGACTTGCAGGGTCTCAACACACACTCAGACTGCCTGCAAGAGGGGCCTGGCCAAGCCACACTCACCGTGGCTAGTCCATCTAGCTTTAATGGACATGTGATAGAAGACACCACAGTTCTGCCCCAGGTCCCCTGCCGTATTGCTCAGGATGGCCTTTGGCCTGAAGACAGCAGCCAGGCAGCAGGAGAGAAAAGGGCTGCTCATGAGTATGTACTCGTAGAGGAAGAGCTGTGTGATGTCCAAGAGGAAGACGAGGCCCCAGATGAGAAG tTGCTGCAAAGAAAGAGACTGGTGTGCAGAAGAAATCCATACAGGATCTTTGAGTATCTACAGCTCAGCCTAGAAGAG GCTTTCTTCCTGACATACGCCCTGGGATGTTTAAGTATTTACTATGAGAAG GAGCCTTTAACAATAGCAAAGCTCTGGCAAGCCTTCACTGCAGTCCAGCCCACCTTCAGGACTACCTACATGGCTTACCATTACTTCCGAAGCAAAGGCTGGGTGCCCAAAGTGGGGCTCAAGTATGGAACCGATCTGT TGCTGTATCGGAAAGGCCCTCCATTTTACCACGCAAG CTATTCTGTCATCGTTGAGCTAGTAGACGACAACTTTGAGGGCTCCCTCCGAAGACCTTTCAGCTGGAAGTCACTGGCCGCCTTGAGCAGAGTCTCAGGCAACGTCTCTAAG gtctctgtttctctgcaggagctgatgctgtgCTACTTGATTAAGCCCTCTACCATGACTAGCGAAGACATGGAAACCCCAGAGTGCATGAAGAGGATACAGGTTCAG GAGGTGATTCTCAGCCGTTGGGTTTCTTCACGAGAGAGAAGTGACCAAGATGAGCTTTGA
- the Tsen2 gene encoding tRNA-splicing endonuclease subunit Sen2 isoform X4 — translation MAEAVFRAPKRKRRVYERYESPLPIPFGQDQGPRKEFRIFRAEMISNNVVVRDAEDMEQLYGKGYFGKGILSRSRPNFTISNPKLAARWKGVQTDMPIITSEKYQHRVEWAMDFMRRQGQEESTVQKILTDYTEPLELPCRKGKEEVPQHDPLNSEANSTLEGRVGKDELSVTTGGAGQSDDLQGLNTHSDCLQEGPGQATLTVASPSSFNGHVIEDTTVLPQVPCRIAQDGLWPEDSSQAAGEKRAAHEYVLVEEELCDVQEEDEAPDEKLLQRKRLVCRRNPYRIFEYLQLSLEEAFFLTYALGCLSIYYEKEPLTIAKLWQAFTAVQPTFRTTYMAYHYFRSKGWVPKVGLKYGTDLLLYRKGPPFYHASYSVIVELVDDNFEGSLRRPFSWKSLAALSRVSGNVSKELMLCYLIKPSTMTSEDMETPECMKRIQVQEVILSRWVSSRERSDQDEL, via the exons ATGGCAGAGGCAGTCTTCCGTGCCccgaagaggaaaagaagagtatATGAGCGTtatgagtcaccactgcccatcCCCTTTGGTCAGGACCAAGGTCCCAGGAAGGAATTCCGAATATTCCGAGCTGAAATGATTAGCAACAACGTGGTAGTCAGGGACGCAGAGGACATGGAGCAGCTGTATGGGAAG GGTTACTTTGGAAAAGGCATTCTTTCAAGAAGCCGTCCAAACTTCACAATCTCCAATCCCAAGCTGGCTGCCAGATGGAAAG GTGTGCAGACAGATATGCCTATAATCACCTCAGAGAA GTATCAGCATCGAGTGGAATGGGCCATGGATTTCATGCGTAGGCAAGGCCAGGAGGAGAGCACTGTGCAAAAGATCTTGACAGACTACACAGAGCCACTTGAGCTCCCttgcagaaaagggaaagaagaggtcCCTCAGCATGACCCGCTCAACTCTGAGGCCAACTCCACCCTAGAAGGCAGAGTGGGAAAGGACGAACTCTCTGTTACCACTGGAGGTGCTGGACAGTCAGATGACTTGCAGGGTCTCAACACACACTCAGACTGCCTGCAAGAGGGGCCTGGCCAAGCCACACTCACCGTGGCTAGTCCATCTAGCTTTAATGGACATGTGATAGAAGACACCACAGTTCTGCCCCAGGTCCCCTGCCGTATTGCTCAGGATGGCCTTTGGCCTGAAGACAGCAGCCAGGCAGCAGGAGAGAAAAGGGCTGCTCATGAGTATGTACTCGTAGAGGAAGAGCTGTGTGATGTCCAAGAGGAAGACGAGGCCCCAGATGAGAAG tTGCTGCAAAGAAAGAGACTGGTGTGCAGAAGAAATCCATACAGGATCTTTGAGTATCTACAGCTCAGCCTAGAAGAG GCTTTCTTCCTGACATACGCCCTGGGATGTTTAAGTATTTACTATGAGAAG GAGCCTTTAACAATAGCAAAGCTCTGGCAAGCCTTCACTGCAGTCCAGCCCACCTTCAGGACTACCTACATGGCTTACCATTACTTCCGAAGCAAAGGCTGGGTGCCCAAAGTGGGGCTCAAGTATGGAACCGATCTGT TGCTGTATCGGAAAGGCCCTCCATTTTACCACGCAAG CTATTCTGTCATCGTTGAGCTAGTAGACGACAACTTTGAGGGCTCCCTCCGAAGACCTTTCAGCTGGAAGTCACTGGCCGCCTTGAGCAGAGTCTCAGGCAACGTCTCTAAG gagctgatgctgtgCTACTTGATTAAGCCCTCTACCATGACTAGCGAAGACATGGAAACCCCAGAGTGCATGAAGAGGATACAGGTTCAG GAGGTGATTCTCAGCCGTTGGGTTTCTTCACGAGAGAGAAGTGACCAAGATGAGCTTTGA
- the Tsen2 gene encoding tRNA-splicing endonuclease subunit Sen2 isoform X3: MAEAVFRAPKRKRRVYERYESPLPIPFGQDQGPRKEFRIFRAEMISNNVVVRDAEDMEQLYGKGYFGKGILSRSRPNFTISNPKLAARWKGVQTDMPIITSEKYQHRVEWAMDFMRRQGQEESTVQKILTDYTEPLELPCRKGKEEVPQHDPLNSEANSTLEGRVGKDELSVTTGGAGQSDDLQGLNTHSDCLQEGPGQATLTVASPSSFNGHVIEDTTVLPQVPCRIAQDGLWPEDSSQAAGEKRAAHEYVLVEEELCDVQEEDEAPDEKLLQRKRLVCRRNPYRIFEYLQLSLEEAFFLTYALGCLSIYYEKEPLTIAKLWQAFTAVQPTFRTTYMAYHYFRSKGWVPKVGLKYGTDLLLYRKGPPFYHASYSVIVELVDDNFEGSLRRPFSWKSLAALSRVSGNVSKVSVSLQELMLCYLIKPSTMTSEDMETPECMKRIQVQEVILSRWVSSRERSDQDEL, encoded by the exons ATGGCAGAGGCAGTCTTCCGTGCCccgaagaggaaaagaagagtatATGAGCGTtatgagtcaccactgcccatcCCCTTTGGTCAGGACCAAGGTCCCAGGAAGGAATTCCGAATATTCCGAGCTGAAATGATTAGCAACAACGTGGTAGTCAGGGACGCAGAGGACATGGAGCAGCTGTATGGGAAG GGTTACTTTGGAAAAGGCATTCTTTCAAGAAGCCGTCCAAACTTCACAATCTCCAATCCCAAGCTGGCTGCCAGATGGAAAG GTGTGCAGACAGATATGCCTATAATCACCTCAGAGAA GTATCAGCATCGAGTGGAATGGGCCATGGATTTCATGCGTAGGCAAGGCCAGGAGGAGAGCACTGTGCAAAAGATCTTGACAGACTACACAGAGCCACTTGAGCTCCCttgcagaaaagggaaagaagaggtcCCTCAGCATGACCCGCTCAACTCTGAGGCCAACTCCACCCTAGAAGGCAGAGTGGGAAAGGACGAACTCTCTGTTACCACTGGAGGTGCTGGACAGTCAGATGACTTGCAGGGTCTCAACACACACTCAGACTGCCTGCAAGAGGGGCCTGGCCAAGCCACACTCACCGTGGCTAGTCCATCTAGCTTTAATGGACATGTGATAGAAGACACCACAGTTCTGCCCCAGGTCCCCTGCCGTATTGCTCAGGATGGCCTTTGGCCTGAAGACAGCAGCCAGGCAGCAGGAGAGAAAAGGGCTGCTCATGAGTATGTACTCGTAGAGGAAGAGCTGTGTGATGTCCAAGAGGAAGACGAGGCCCCAGATGAGAAG tTGCTGCAAAGAAAGAGACTGGTGTGCAGAAGAAATCCATACAGGATCTTTGAGTATCTACAGCTCAGCCTAGAAGAG GCTTTCTTCCTGACATACGCCCTGGGATGTTTAAGTATTTACTATGAGAAG GAGCCTTTAACAATAGCAAAGCTCTGGCAAGCCTTCACTGCAGTCCAGCCCACCTTCAGGACTACCTACATGGCTTACCATTACTTCCGAAGCAAAGGCTGGGTGCCCAAAGTGGGGCTCAAGTATGGAACCGATCTGT TGCTGTATCGGAAAGGCCCTCCATTTTACCACGCAAG CTATTCTGTCATCGTTGAGCTAGTAGACGACAACTTTGAGGGCTCCCTCCGAAGACCTTTCAGCTGGAAGTCACTGGCCGCCTTGAGCAGAGTCTCAGGCAACGTCTCTAAG gtctctgtttctctgcaggagctgatgctgtgCTACTTGATTAAGCCCTCTACCATGACTAGCGAAGACATGGAAACCCCAGAGTGCATGAAGAGGATACAGGTTCAG GAGGTGATTCTCAGCCGTTGGGTTTCTTCACGAGAGAGAAGTGACCAAGATGAGCTTTGA
- the Tsen2 gene encoding tRNA-splicing endonuclease subunit Sen2 isoform X2: protein MAEAVFRAPKRKRRVYERYESPLPIPFGQDQGPRKEFRIFRAEMISNNVVVRDAEDMEQLYGKLTAEAFVHSVQDGMRLVICWGYFGKGILSRSRPNFTISNPKLAARWKGVQTDMPIITSEKYQHRVEWAMDFMRRQGQEESTVQKILTDYTEPLELPCRKGKEEVPQHDPLNSEANSTLEGRVGKDELSVTTGGAGQSDDLQGLNTHSDCLQEGPGQATLTVASPSSFNGHVIEDTTVLPQVPCRIAQDGLWPEDSSQAAGEKRAAHEYVLVEEELCDVQEEDEAPDEKLLQRKRLVCRRNPYRIFEYLQLSLEEAFFLTYALGCLSIYYEKEPLTIAKLWQAFTAVQPTFRTTYMAYHYFRSKGWVPKVGLKYGTDLLLYRKGPPFYHASYSVIVELVDDNFEGSLRRPFSWKSLAALSRVSGNVSKELMLCYLIKPSTMTSEDMETPECMKRIQVQEVILSRWVSSRERSDQDEL, encoded by the exons ATGGCAGAGGCAGTCTTCCGTGCCccgaagaggaaaagaagagtatATGAGCGTtatgagtcaccactgcccatcCCCTTTGGTCAGGACCAAGGTCCCAGGAAGGAATTCCGAATATTCCGAGCTGAAATGATTAGCAACAACGTGGTAGTCAGGGACGCAGAGGACATGGAGCAGCTGTATGGGAAG CTTACTGCTGAGGCCTTTGTTCACAGTGTGCAAGATGGGATGAGACTTGTCATATGCTGG GGTTACTTTGGAAAAGGCATTCTTTCAAGAAGCCGTCCAAACTTCACAATCTCCAATCCCAAGCTGGCTGCCAGATGGAAAG GTGTGCAGACAGATATGCCTATAATCACCTCAGAGAA GTATCAGCATCGAGTGGAATGGGCCATGGATTTCATGCGTAGGCAAGGCCAGGAGGAGAGCACTGTGCAAAAGATCTTGACAGACTACACAGAGCCACTTGAGCTCCCttgcagaaaagggaaagaagaggtcCCTCAGCATGACCCGCTCAACTCTGAGGCCAACTCCACCCTAGAAGGCAGAGTGGGAAAGGACGAACTCTCTGTTACCACTGGAGGTGCTGGACAGTCAGATGACTTGCAGGGTCTCAACACACACTCAGACTGCCTGCAAGAGGGGCCTGGCCAAGCCACACTCACCGTGGCTAGTCCATCTAGCTTTAATGGACATGTGATAGAAGACACCACAGTTCTGCCCCAGGTCCCCTGCCGTATTGCTCAGGATGGCCTTTGGCCTGAAGACAGCAGCCAGGCAGCAGGAGAGAAAAGGGCTGCTCATGAGTATGTACTCGTAGAGGAAGAGCTGTGTGATGTCCAAGAGGAAGACGAGGCCCCAGATGAGAAG tTGCTGCAAAGAAAGAGACTGGTGTGCAGAAGAAATCCATACAGGATCTTTGAGTATCTACAGCTCAGCCTAGAAGAG GCTTTCTTCCTGACATACGCCCTGGGATGTTTAAGTATTTACTATGAGAAG GAGCCTTTAACAATAGCAAAGCTCTGGCAAGCCTTCACTGCAGTCCAGCCCACCTTCAGGACTACCTACATGGCTTACCATTACTTCCGAAGCAAAGGCTGGGTGCCCAAAGTGGGGCTCAAGTATGGAACCGATCTGT TGCTGTATCGGAAAGGCCCTCCATTTTACCACGCAAG CTATTCTGTCATCGTTGAGCTAGTAGACGACAACTTTGAGGGCTCCCTCCGAAGACCTTTCAGCTGGAAGTCACTGGCCGCCTTGAGCAGAGTCTCAGGCAACGTCTCTAAG gagctgatgctgtgCTACTTGATTAAGCCCTCTACCATGACTAGCGAAGACATGGAAACCCCAGAGTGCATGAAGAGGATACAGGTTCAG GAGGTGATTCTCAGCCGTTGGGTTTCTTCACGAGAGAGAAGTGACCAAGATGAGCTTTGA